A genomic stretch from Candidatus Limnocylindrales bacterium includes:
- a CDS encoding translocation/assembly module TamB domain-containing protein, with product MRRRIVRVTRSAVLLAVLVAVMAGVLAAALVFSLRYSFIQQHVGHLVTRFAKKAGVFFVRAENVTGNLPWQLHVDRVEVGDKDDVYITIEDAEVSWHPLEVWQPGDDVPYRIVVDHVRARRVVWTRLPETIDEPDDKPFRWDRFPRILVEKLEVEQFEVGPDLLGGHRAVMKAHGRGVLGEWEQGRLDLTLQRIDGRRGSARIDLFTSGSPIELRGNVVASEEEGGALAHLARLPQAGAVELEVEASGAMRDWRARADVVATAIGKLGLDARIAFGPSGAFDGVAQLEAVEDIRRRALLPPGGPVSIAARGAWIPDQALRLDDVDVVADGRTLGAHGKLDLSTNSFVVDAVLGHEDPGATVVLRGIDVASARGHAEGRLGDAGELRAELDVSGAASGPAAAASLRARLLARDPAGEGAASFELTVDGEGLTVAERTAPLLGAGARATAAGTVDLDAGAVSASDFVLAGEALRIEGPIDVADDWGSVRGSLVARSADLSSLERLTDTPMQGAASLTAKLSVHESGAVQADIAGSAEQLRVDDEGWNALLGPRLTLEGRAAGNLSGPLQASADVRAEGVTASATASMAEHGGELRADLSAVIDNLARLSDPKVASVAGRVVVDARASGALEDFTLDASARGERIVFEGVRLDELTVDARGSGLPDRIAGSLDVHARYGELETRLRGDAAMPSADRLVLSQVSMTGPSTSASIDLDIDLARDVVSGRIVGSSAELALWRPFLGRGLGGSLAVDLTLAGAGTGAAAAQLVSGSVHAQNVAIAIDGEEALARAIDLTAEGVEIGPAPKGSLAATVADGRFGSTVLTQASITATGDGRAWDVSLAARGSAAGELSVDAAATIRGSDGRYEALVSRLDAHVADQPLQLTAPVAVEWSADTLRLPPAALRVGEQGRLLASLSRTPADVTGDADLHDVPLAIASAFVDGLDLDGTLSGSLDVRGKTWDSALAEAHLEGRQIGSGALQTRGVAPVNARVDGRFAGGRLTAKASLIGLSDTTFDVALDAPLTEAAAAGEAVEVALRWHGDIAEAASLLPLGEDVLRGRIDADLTVGGTTRSPQVHGTATMSGASYENGASGLVLRDIEVSLIGQGPSLLMPQMTASDGDDGRVTASGRLDFGELPAFALTADLTATDAMLTRLDLITTEADATIAVRASRASADADVGGSISGDVKVKEARVRIPNEFVEDVPELAVVEIHGAATGEAAEEEQTEAIIDLALAIDVVADNRIFVEGRALDSEWKADLDIRGTTGEPIVEGVVESVRGQLELLGRRFSFREGTLRFDGNPQNVPYLNMTAEAEAHDVTAIVDIRGNATRPTIELRSEPALPRDEVLSRVLFGESAGDLTPMQSVQLARSVAELTGSPLGGGSGILGRVGRSLGLDRLGLETGDAGGGALSATKYLTDDVYLRFQQGLTPEDSKAVVEWEIFNNVTIESDISQDAEGEIGLNWKWDY from the coding sequence ATGCGGCGCCGGATCGTACGCGTCACGCGCTCTGCGGTGCTGCTGGCCGTGCTGGTGGCGGTGATGGCCGGCGTGCTGGCTGCGGCTCTGGTGTTCTCGCTGCGCTACTCGTTCATCCAGCAGCACGTGGGCCATCTGGTCACGCGCTTTGCGAAGAAAGCCGGCGTCTTCTTCGTGCGCGCCGAGAACGTCACCGGCAATCTCCCCTGGCAGCTCCACGTCGACCGCGTCGAGGTCGGCGACAAGGACGACGTCTACATCACCATCGAGGACGCCGAAGTCTCCTGGCATCCCCTCGAGGTATGGCAGCCCGGCGACGACGTGCCCTATCGCATCGTCGTCGACCACGTGCGCGCCCGTCGCGTGGTGTGGACGCGGCTGCCCGAGACCATCGACGAGCCCGACGACAAGCCGTTCCGCTGGGACCGCTTCCCGCGGATTCTCGTCGAGAAGCTCGAGGTCGAGCAGTTCGAGGTGGGGCCGGACCTGCTCGGCGGCCATCGCGCCGTGATGAAGGCGCACGGCCGGGGCGTGCTGGGCGAGTGGGAGCAGGGACGGCTGGACCTGACGCTCCAGCGCATCGACGGACGTCGCGGCAGCGCGCGCATCGACCTGTTCACGTCGGGCAGCCCCATCGAGCTGCGCGGAAACGTCGTTGCCAGCGAAGAGGAGGGCGGCGCGCTCGCGCACCTTGCGCGCCTGCCGCAGGCCGGCGCCGTCGAACTCGAGGTCGAAGCGTCCGGCGCCATGCGCGACTGGCGTGCGCGCGCCGACGTCGTCGCGACGGCGATCGGAAAGCTGGGGCTGGATGCGCGCATCGCCTTCGGTCCCAGCGGTGCCTTCGACGGCGTCGCCCAGCTCGAGGCGGTCGAGGACATCCGCAGGCGTGCGCTGCTGCCGCCGGGCGGTCCGGTGTCGATTGCCGCTCGAGGCGCGTGGATTCCCGATCAGGCGCTGAGGCTGGACGATGTCGATGTGGTCGCCGACGGGCGCACGCTCGGTGCGCACGGCAAGCTCGATCTGTCCACGAACAGCTTCGTCGTGGATGCGGTGCTCGGCCATGAGGATCCGGGCGCGACCGTCGTCCTGCGCGGCATCGACGTGGCGTCGGCACGCGGCCACGCCGAGGGCCGCCTCGGCGATGCAGGCGAGCTGCGCGCCGAGCTCGACGTCTCGGGCGCGGCTTCGGGCCCTGCGGCCGCCGCGAGCCTGCGCGCAAGGCTGCTGGCGCGCGATCCGGCCGGCGAAGGCGCGGCTTCCTTCGAGCTGACGGTGGACGGCGAAGGACTGACGGTTGCCGAGCGCACGGCACCGCTGCTCGGAGCCGGCGCGCGCGCCACCGCTGCAGGCACGGTCGACCTCGACGCCGGCGCCGTCTCCGCGTCCGATTTCGTGCTGGCCGGTGAGGCGCTGCGCATCGAAGGTCCGATCGACGTCGCCGACGACTGGGGCAGCGTGCGCGGGTCGCTGGTGGCCCGCAGCGCCGATCTGTCCTCGCTCGAGCGGCTGACCGATACGCCCATGCAAGGCGCCGCCTCGCTGACCGCGAAGCTCAGCGTGCACGAGAGCGGCGCGGTGCAGGCCGACATCGCCGGCAGCGCCGAGCAGCTGCGCGTCGACGACGAAGGCTGGAATGCGCTGCTCGGCCCGCGCCTGACGCTGGAAGGACGAGCCGCCGGCAATCTGTCGGGGCCGTTGCAGGCCAGCGCCGATGTTCGCGCCGAAGGCGTCACGGCCAGCGCAACGGCGAGCATGGCCGAGCACGGCGGCGAGCTGCGTGCGGATCTGTCGGCGGTGATCGACAATCTGGCGCGCCTTTCCGATCCCAAGGTCGCCTCGGTCGCCGGGCGAGTGGTGGTGGACGCCAGAGCGAGCGGAGCGCTCGAAGACTTCACGCTCGATGCGAGCGCGCGCGGCGAACGCATTGTCTTCGAAGGCGTGCGCCTGGACGAGCTGACGGTCGATGCGCGCGGCAGCGGCCTGCCCGATCGCATCGCCGGCTCGCTCGACGTGCATGCGCGCTACGGCGAGCTGGAGACGCGCCTGCGCGGCGACGCCGCCATGCCGTCCGCCGATCGTCTGGTGCTCTCGCAGGTTTCGATGACGGGCCCCTCGACGAGCGCGAGCATCGATCTCGACATCGACCTGGCCAGGGACGTCGTCAGCGGCCGCATCGTCGGCAGCAGCGCAGAGCTCGCGCTGTGGCGTCCCTTCCTCGGGCGCGGCCTGGGCGGATCGCTGGCCGTCGATCTGACGCTGGCCGGCGCGGGGACGGGTGCGGCCGCCGCGCAGCTGGTCAGCGGGTCCGTGCACGCGCAGAACGTCGCGATCGCCATCGACGGCGAGGAGGCGCTGGCGCGAGCCATCGATCTGACGGCCGAAGGCGTCGAGATCGGCCCGGCGCCGAAGGGAAGCCTTGCCGCCACCGTGGCCGACGGCCGCTTCGGCAGCACGGTGCTCACGCAGGCATCGATCACGGCAACCGGAGACGGGCGGGCGTGGGATGTGAGCCTTGCGGCCAGGGGCAGCGCGGCGGGCGAGCTGTCCGTCGACGCCGCCGCCACCATTCGCGGCAGCGATGGCCGTTACGAGGCGCTCGTGTCGCGGCTCGACGCGCACGTTGCCGATCAGCCGCTTCAGCTGACCGCGCCGGTGGCGGTGGAGTGGAGCGCCGACACGTTGCGGCTGCCGCCGGCCGCGCTGCGGGTGGGCGAGCAGGGCCGGCTGCTGGCATCGCTGTCTCGCACGCCTGCCGACGTCACCGGCGATGCGGATCTCCACGACGTGCCCCTGGCGATCGCATCGGCGTTCGTCGACGGCCTCGATCTCGACGGCACGCTCAGCGGATCGCTCGACGTGCGCGGCAAGACGTGGGACAGCGCCCTTGCCGAGGCGCACCTCGAAGGCCGCCAGATCGGATCGGGAGCGCTGCAGACGCGCGGCGTCGCTCCGGTCAACGCACGCGTCGATGGCCGCTTCGCCGGCGGTCGTCTGACGGCGAAGGCCTCACTGATCGGGCTGAGCGACACGACGTTCGACGTGGCGCTGGATGCACCGCTGACCGAGGCCGCAGCCGCCGGCGAGGCGGTGGAGGTGGCGCTGCGCTGGCACGGCGACATCGCCGAGGCCGCTTCCCTGCTGCCGCTCGGCGAGGACGTGCTGCGCGGCCGCATCGACGCCGATCTCACCGTCGGCGGCACCACGCGTTCGCCGCAGGTGCACGGCACGGCAACGATGAGCGGCGCCAGCTACGAGAACGGCGCCAGCGGTCTGGTGCTGCGCGACATCGAAGTCAGCCTGATCGGGCAGGGGCCGAGCCTGCTGATGCCGCAGATGACGGCGAGCGACGGCGACGACGGCAGAGTCACCGCCAGCGGTCGCCTCGATTTCGGCGAGCTGCCGGCTTTCGCGCTGACGGCCGATCTCACTGCGACCGACGCGATGCTGACGCGGCTCGACCTGATCACGACCGAGGCGGACGCGACCATCGCGGTTCGCGCCAGCCGTGCCTCCGCCGATGCCGATGTCGGCGGCAGCATCAGCGGCGACGTCAAGGTGAAGGAAGCGCGCGTGCGCATTCCGAACGAGTTCGTCGAAGACGTGCCCGAGCTGGCCGTGGTCGAGATCCATGGCGCCGCCACCGGCGAGGCGGCCGAAGAAGAGCAGACCGAAGCCATCATCGATCTGGCGCTGGCCATCGACGTCGTCGCCGACAACCGCATCTTCGTCGAGGGGCGCGCGCTGGACTCGGAATGGAAGGCCGATCTGGACATCCGGGGCACAACGGGCGAGCCGATCGTCGAGGGTGTGGTCGAGTCCGTGCGCGGCCAGCTCGAGCTGCTCGGCCGACGCTTTTCCTTCCGCGAAGGCACGCTGCGCTTCGACGGCAATCCGCAGAACGTGCCGTACCTGAACATGACGGCCGAGGCCGAGGCGCATGACGTCACCGCCATCGTCGACATTCGCGGCAACGCCACCAGGCCGACCATCGAGCTGCGCTCGGAGCCGGCGTTGCCGCGCGACGAGGTCCTCTCGCGCGTGCTGTTCGGCGAGAGCGCCGGCGATCTGACGCCCATGCAGAGCGTGCAGCTGGCGCGCTCGGTCGCCGAGCTGACGGGCAGCCCGCTCGGCGGCGGCTCCGGCATTCTCGGCCGCGTCGGGCGCAGCCTCGGCCTGGACCGGCTCGGCCTGGAGACGGGCGATGCCGGCGGCGGCGCGCTCAGCGCCACCAAGTACCTGACCGACGACGTCTACCTGCGCTTCCAGCAGGGCCTGACGCCCGAGGACAGCAAGGCGGTGGTGGAGTGGGAGATCTTCAACAACGTGACGATCGAGAGCGACATCTCGCAGGATGCGGAAGGGGAGATCGGGCTGAACTGGAAGTGGGATTATTGA
- the rarD gene encoding EamA family transporter RarD gives MADSRTNAGFWYAAGAYTSWGLLPIYWKMLAHVPAAQVICHRIVWSFALLAAVLALAGRWRAFADAATSWRSLGLYAAAAILIGINWTLFIWAVGAGFLVETSLGYYINPLISVLLGVVVLRERLRPMQWVPIALAGTGVAYLTLMHGSVPWVALLLATSFALYGLVKKTAPLASLDGLTLETGLLLVPAVSFLVYSEARGQGPLLGGDAVASAMLVGAGAITTAPLLMFASAAQRIPLFWVGILQYIAPTLQLALGTLVYGEPFHREQLIGFTLVWTALLVFIVEGLAARRAPVVVAEAE, from the coding sequence ATGGCCGACAGCAGGACCAACGCGGGATTCTGGTACGCAGCGGGCGCCTACACGTCATGGGGCCTGCTGCCGATCTACTGGAAGATGCTCGCGCACGTGCCGGCGGCGCAGGTCATCTGCCATCGCATCGTCTGGTCTTTTGCCTTGCTGGCCGCAGTGCTGGCGCTGGCCGGGCGGTGGCGGGCATTCGCGGATGCCGCGACCTCGTGGCGGTCGCTGGGCCTGTATGCAGCCGCCGCCATTCTGATCGGCATCAACTGGACCCTGTTCATCTGGGCCGTCGGCGCCGGCTTCCTGGTCGAGACCAGCCTCGGCTACTACATCAATCCGCTCATCAGCGTGCTGCTCGGCGTGGTCGTGCTGCGCGAGCGCCTGCGCCCCATGCAGTGGGTGCCGATCGCGCTTGCGGGCACCGGCGTGGCGTATCTGACGCTCATGCACGGCTCGGTGCCGTGGGTCGCGTTGCTGCTGGCCACCAGCTTTGCCCTCTATGGTTTGGTCAAGAAGACGGCGCCGCTCGCGTCGCTGGACGGCCTGACGCTGGAGACCGGGCTGCTGCTGGTCCCGGCGGTCTCGTTCCTCGTCTACTCCGAAGCGCGAGGACAGGGACCGCTGCTCGGCGGCGATGCCGTTGCCAGCGCAATGCTCGTCGGTGCCGGCGCCATCACCACCGCGCCGCTGCTCATGTTCGCATCGGCGGCCCAGCGCATACCGCTGTTCTGGGTCGGCATCCTCCAGTACATCGCGCCGACGTTGCAGCTGGCGCTGGGCACTCTCGTCTACGGCGAGCCGTTCCATCGCGAGCAGCTCATCGGCTTCACGCTGGTGTGGACCGCGCTGCTCGTCTTCATCGTCGAGGGGCTGGCGGCGCGGCGCGCGCCGGTGGTCGTTGCCGAAGCGGAGTGA
- a CDS encoding zf-TFIIB domain-containing protein: MNCPRCNTAVLDERDRDGIVVDACPSCRGIWLDRGELEKLIARATRELDELEARRPERAPEPQRYEDRPDRGRPYADAAYGEPPYRDRPYRDHDDDHYRRYPRRKKSWVEMLGDVFD; encoded by the coding sequence ATGAACTGTCCACGCTGCAACACCGCCGTCCTGGACGAGCGCGACCGCGACGGCATCGTCGTCGATGCCTGCCCCAGCTGCCGAGGAATCTGGCTGGATCGCGGCGAGCTCGAGAAGCTGATCGCGCGCGCGACGCGCGAGCTCGACGAGCTCGAAGCGCGCCGGCCCGAGCGCGCGCCGGAGCCGCAGCGCTACGAGGATCGACCCGACAGGGGGCGTCCTTACGCGGACGCCGCCTACGGCGAGCCGCCCTATCGCGATCGTCCGTACCGCGACCACGACGACGATCATTACCGCCGCTACCCGCGGCGCAAGAAGAGCTGGGTCGAGATGCTCGGCGACGTCTTCGACTGA
- a CDS encoding error-prone DNA polymerase, whose translation MLPYAALWCKSNYSFLEGAGHPEELIEKAVELGLSSIAITDRDGVYGIVRAHLHARELGMRLIIGSEITVEDGTRIVLLCQDRDGYRNLCRLITAGRLRCEKGDSWVTWREVCAHAAGLVALWGGERSLMTSRLDPHLVATDLCDAFADRLYATLARHKQADEPHQEARLRERAARYGLPLVACKEVLYPSRARRPLHDVMTCIRRGVTLATAGRAIHANAEHALESPYAMASLFGDDMPALQRTREVAERCAFSLAELRYRYPAERLPEGNTTSQYLHQLAFEGARTRYGGTVPQDVAAQLEKELALIEELDYGGYFLTMHEIVEFCRKSAILCQGRGSAANSAVCYCLGITAIDPVRMGLLFERFLSRERAEPPDIDLDIMHERREEVIQHVYEKYGRSHAGMVANVIRYRPKSAVRDVGKVLGIPGTSLDRLSRLLSYEQVTPEALVQAGLDPSGGDGAHLLALSNDILDFPRHLSIHPGGFLLGHEPVSDIVPIENATMEKRTVIQWDKDDIEALGLFKVDLLGLGALTMIDLALKEMKSCRGVHLTMATIPAEDAATYEMICRSETVGVFQIESRAQMAMLPRLKPRTFYDLVVEVSIVRPGPITGGMVHPYLRRRMGQEAIDYPHECLRPVLEKTLGIPLFQEQVMKLAIVAADYTPGEADRLRRDMAAWRRTGRIEKHRDRLITRMTAKGIRREFAERVFEQIRGFGEYGFPESHAASFALIAYATAWLRCHYPVEFTCALLNAQPMGFYSPSTIIGDAQRGGVEVLPIDVTRSDQDCTMELTARDFGVRVGLRYVKGLAKTEGEAIVAARRRAEIARGGFASVEDFVRSARVSEKALKALAQCGALSSLQGDRRAALWQVVGLAASEQPSLALEDTEHVPTFDVLSDFETIAWDHQASGHSVRGYPLEPMRAELAARGLPTARQVGTMRSGERVDYAGIVICRQRPGTARGVVFMTLEDETGFVNAILWQSVVEKFPVLAKSAVFLGISGKLQREDGVVHIVVDRLWEPHVSMQPHQARARDFR comes from the coding sequence GTGCTGCCGTACGCCGCGCTATGGTGCAAGAGCAACTACTCCTTCCTCGAAGGCGCGGGCCATCCCGAAGAGCTGATCGAGAAGGCGGTCGAGCTCGGCCTGTCTTCGATCGCCATCACCGACCGCGACGGCGTCTACGGCATCGTCCGCGCGCATCTGCATGCGCGCGAGCTCGGCATGCGGCTGATCATCGGCTCCGAGATCACGGTCGAAGACGGCACCCGCATCGTGCTGCTGTGCCAGGATCGCGACGGCTACCGCAACCTCTGCCGCCTGATCACCGCCGGCCGCCTGCGCTGCGAGAAAGGCGACTCCTGGGTGACCTGGCGCGAGGTGTGCGCGCACGCCGCGGGCCTGGTCGCACTGTGGGGCGGCGAGCGCAGCCTCATGACCAGCCGCCTCGACCCGCATCTGGTCGCCACCGACCTGTGCGATGCGTTCGCCGACCGCCTCTACGCGACGCTCGCGCGCCACAAGCAGGCCGACGAGCCGCATCAGGAAGCGCGCCTTCGCGAGCGCGCGGCGCGGTACGGCCTGCCGCTGGTCGCATGCAAGGAAGTGCTCTACCCGTCGCGCGCGCGCCGCCCGCTGCACGATGTCATGACGTGCATCCGCCGCGGCGTCACCCTGGCCACCGCCGGCCGCGCCATCCACGCCAACGCCGAGCACGCGCTCGAATCGCCGTACGCGATGGCCAGCCTGTTCGGTGACGACATGCCTGCGCTGCAGCGGACGCGCGAGGTGGCCGAGCGCTGCGCGTTCTCGCTCGCCGAGCTGCGCTATCGCTATCCGGCCGAGCGCCTGCCCGAAGGCAACACGACCTCGCAGTACCTGCATCAGCTCGCCTTCGAGGGTGCGCGCACGCGCTACGGAGGCACGGTGCCGCAGGACGTGGCGGCACAGCTCGAGAAGGAGCTGGCGCTCATCGAGGAGCTCGACTACGGCGGATACTTCCTGACCATGCACGAGATCGTCGAGTTCTGTCGCAAGAGCGCGATCCTGTGCCAGGGCAGAGGCTCGGCGGCCAACTCGGCCGTCTGCTACTGCCTCGGCATCACGGCGATCGACCCGGTGCGCATGGGCCTGCTGTTCGAGCGCTTCCTGTCGCGCGAGCGCGCCGAGCCTCCCGACATCGACCTCGACATCATGCACGAGCGGCGCGAGGAGGTGATCCAGCACGTCTACGAGAAGTACGGCCGCAGCCATGCCGGCATGGTCGCCAACGTCATCCGCTACCGGCCGAAGTCGGCCGTGCGCGACGTCGGCAAGGTGCTCGGCATTCCGGGGACCTCGCTGGACCGCCTGTCGCGGCTGCTGTCGTACGAGCAGGTGACCCCGGAGGCGCTGGTGCAGGCGGGCCTGGATCCGTCCGGAGGCGACGGCGCACACCTGCTGGCGCTGTCGAACGACATCCTCGACTTCCCGCGCCACCTCTCCATCCATCCCGGCGGCTTCCTGCTCGGACACGAGCCGGTCAGCGACATCGTCCCCATCGAGAACGCCACGATGGAAAAGCGCACCGTCATCCAGTGGGACAAGGACGACATCGAGGCGCTCGGCCTGTTCAAGGTCGACCTGCTCGGCCTGGGCGCGCTGACCATGATCGACCTGGCGCTGAAGGAGATGAAGAGCTGCCGCGGCGTGCACCTGACGATGGCGACGATTCCCGCCGAGGACGCGGCCACCTACGAGATGATCTGCCGCAGCGAGACGGTCGGCGTCTTCCAGATCGAGAGCCGCGCGCAGATGGCGATGCTGCCGCGCCTCAAGCCCAGGACGTTCTACGACCTGGTGGTGGAGGTCAGCATCGTGCGGCCCGGCCCCATCACCGGCGGCATGGTGCATCCATATCTGCGCCGGCGCATGGGACAGGAGGCGATCGATTATCCGCACGAGTGCCTGCGCCCGGTGCTCGAGAAGACGCTCGGCATCCCGCTCTTCCAGGAGCAGGTGATGAAGCTGGCGATCGTTGCCGCCGACTACACGCCGGGCGAGGCCGACCGCCTGCGCCGCGACATGGCCGCGTGGCGGCGCACCGGCCGCATCGAGAAGCACCGCGACCGTCTGATCACGCGCATGACGGCCAAGGGCATCCGCCGCGAGTTCGCCGAGCGTGTCTTCGAGCAGATCCGCGGCTTCGGCGAGTACGGCTTTCCCGAAAGCCACGCCGCCAGCTTCGCGCTCATCGCCTACGCCACCGCGTGGCTGCGCTGCCACTATCCGGTGGAGTTCACCTGCGCGCTGCTCAATGCGCAGCCGATGGGCTTCTACTCGCCTTCGACGATCATCGGCGACGCACAGCGTGGCGGCGTCGAGGTGCTGCCGATCGACGTGACGCGCAGCGACCAGGACTGCACGATGGAGCTGACCGCCAGGGATTTCGGCGTGCGCGTGGGTCTGCGCTACGTCAAAGGCCTGGCCAAGACCGAGGGCGAGGCGATCGTGGCGGCGCGGCGGCGCGCCGAGATCGCACGCGGCGGCTTCGCATCGGTCGAGGATTTCGTGCGCAGCGCGCGCGTGTCGGAGAAGGCCCTGAAGGCGCTGGCGCAGTGCGGAGCGCTGTCGTCGTTGCAGGGGGACCGTCGCGCGGCGCTATGGCAGGTGGTCGGGCTGGCGGCGAGCGAGCAACCGTCGCTGGCGCTGGAGGACACCGAGCACGTGCCCACCTTCGACGTGCTCAGCGACTTCGAAACCATCGCCTGGGACCACCAGGCCAGCGGCCACAGTGTGCGCGGCTATCCTCTGGAGCCGATGCGCGCCGAGCTGGCCGCGCGCGGCCTTCCCACCGCGCGCCAGGTCGGCACGATGCGCAGCGGTGAGCGCGTCGACTATGCCGGCATCGTCATCTGCCGCCAGCGCCCCGGCACCGCGCGCGGCGTCGTCTTCATGACGCTCGAGGACGAAACCGGCTTCGTCAACGCGATCCTGTGGCAGAGCGTGGTCGAGAAGTTCCCGGTCCTGGCCAAAAGCGCCGTCTTCCTCGGCATCAGCGGCAAACTACAGCGCGAGGACGGCGTGGTGCACATCGTGGTGGACCGGCTGTGGGAGCCGCACGTCTCGATGCAGCCGCACCAGGCGCGGGCGCGCGACTTCCGCTGA
- a CDS encoding PQQ-dependent sugar dehydrogenase, translating to MMLATWSAALTASALLVLPAGAASAAITTELVTGGLERPLFATAPPGDTGRLFLVEQHSGRIRILDLGNDTLLATDFLDLDDIATDDEQGLLGLAFHPEYAENGYFYVNLTRAGDGDTEIRRYEVSSDPDVADEKSGQLVLSYVQPQNNHNGGWMGFGPDGFLYIASGDGGGSNDAGTGHTAGTGNAQDITDNLLGKILRIDVDGDDFPADAARNYAIPPSNPFVGVTGDDEIWSYGLRNPWRASFDRNTGDFYIGDVGQSSREEIDVQRAGDGGGQNYGWRLREGTIQTPTVGGARPSGAIDPIYDYTRGSGAFQGRSVTGGYVYRGPIEEIQGHYFFADFATARIWSLIYDGSAPATFDGSNYTDLSDRTAELDPAGEASIDDVASFGEDAQGNLYIVELGGQLFRVIEAPDAACGDPVEDAAAGSAASLSASDALFVLRTSVGSQSCALCVCDVNDSGDVTATDALAVLRAAVGSPVELTCPACP from the coding sequence ATGATGCTTGCGACCTGGTCGGCTGCCCTGACTGCATCGGCATTGCTGGTTCTTCCGGCCGGCGCGGCCTCCGCCGCCATCACCACGGAGCTGGTCACGGGCGGTCTGGAACGTCCGTTGTTCGCCACCGCGCCGCCCGGCGATACCGGCCGCCTCTTCCTCGTCGAGCAGCACAGCGGCCGCATCCGCATCCTCGACCTCGGCAACGACACGCTGCTCGCAACCGACTTCCTCGACCTCGACGACATCGCTACCGACGATGAGCAGGGGCTTCTCGGCCTCGCCTTCCATCCCGAGTACGCCGAGAACGGCTACTTCTACGTCAACCTGACCAGGGCCGGTGACGGCGATACCGAGATCCGCCGCTATGAGGTCTCGAGCGATCCCGATGTTGCCGACGAAAAGAGCGGACAGCTGGTGCTGAGCTACGTGCAGCCGCAGAACAACCACAACGGCGGGTGGATGGGCTTCGGCCCCGACGGCTTTCTCTACATCGCCTCGGGAGACGGCGGCGGCAGCAACGATGCGGGCACCGGACACACGGCAGGCACCGGCAATGCGCAGGACATCACCGACAACCTGCTCGGCAAGATCCTTCGCATCGACGTCGATGGCGACGATTTTCCCGCCGACGCCGCGCGCAACTACGCGATCCCGCCTTCGAACCCGTTCGTGGGCGTGACCGGCGACGACGAGATCTGGAGCTACGGCCTGCGCAATCCCTGGCGCGCCAGCTTCGATCGGAACACCGGCGACTTCTACATCGGCGACGTCGGGCAGAGCTCGCGCGAGGAGATCGACGTGCAGCGGGCCGGCGACGGCGGCGGGCAGAACTACGGCTGGCGGCTGCGCGAGGGCACGATCCAAACGCCGACCGTCGGCGGTGCGCGCCCCAGCGGCGCCATCGATCCGATCTACGACTACACACGCGGCAGCGGCGCCTTCCAGGGTCGCTCGGTCACCGGCGGCTACGTCTATCGAGGGCCCATCGAGGAGATCCAGGGCCATTACTTCTTCGCGGACTTCGCCACCGCGCGCATCTGGTCCCTGATCTATGACGGATCGGCTCCGGCCACGTTCGACGGCAGCAACTACACCGATCTTTCGGACCGCACCGCCGAGCTGGATCCGGCCGGCGAGGCCTCGATCGACGACGTCGCGAGCTTCGGCGAGGACGCGCAGGGCAATCTCTACATCGTCGAGCTCGGCGGCCAGCTCTTCCGCGTGATCGAGGCGCCGGATGCGGCTTGCGGAGATCCGGTCGAGGACGCCGCTGCCGGCTCTGCCGCCTCGCTCAGCGCCAGCGATGCGTTGTTCGTGCTTCGCACCAGCGTCGGATCGCAGTCGTGCGCCCTGTGTGTGTGCGACGTCAACGACAGCGGCGACGTCACCGCCACCGACGCGCTCGCGGTGCTTCGCGCCGCCGTCGGCAGCCCGGTCGAGCTGACCTGCCCCGCCTGCCCGTGA
- a CDS encoding SDR family oxidoreductase, whose product MDVQGKVAIVTGGGTGVGRATALELARRGCSVVVNYSKSREEAEQTAAEASALGARAIAVQGDVAEDQACRRLVETAVAELGSVSILVSNAGTTEFIPHHDLERLTPEVWHRILSVNLIGPFQLARAAKAAMEGAGGGEIVHTSSIAGIVGVGSSIAYCASKAALNNLTLTLARVMGPAVRVNAVAPGFITGRWLKSGYGEAYDALEQLAAARSVLKKVCEPEDVAAAIVGIITGSDLITGQVIVVDGGMTIAQM is encoded by the coding sequence ATGGACGTCCAAGGAAAGGTCGCGATCGTGACGGGAGGCGGAACCGGAGTGGGCCGCGCCACGGCTCTGGAGCTGGCGCGCCGCGGCTGCTCGGTGGTCGTCAACTACTCGAAGTCGCGCGAGGAGGCCGAACAGACGGCTGCCGAAGCCTCTGCGCTCGGCGCCCGAGCCATCGCCGTGCAGGGCGACGTCGCCGAGGACCAGGCCTGCCGGCGGCTGGTCGAGACGGCCGTGGCCGAGCTCGGCAGCGTCAGCATCCTGGTCAGCAACGCGGGCACCACCGAGTTCATCCCCCACCACGATCTGGAACGGCTGACACCGGAGGTCTGGCACCGCATCCTGTCGGTCAACCTGATCGGTCCGTTCCAGCTCGCGCGCGCCGCCAAGGCCGCGATGGAAGGCGCCGGCGGCGGGGAGATCGTCCACACCTCCAGCATCGCCGGCATCGTCGGCGTGGGAAGCTCGATCGCCTACTGCGCTTCCAAGGCGGCGCTCAACAACCTGACGCTGACGCTGGCGCGCGTGATGGGGCCGGCCGTTCGCGTCAACGCGGTGGCCCCCGGGTTCATCACCGGCCGCTGGCTCAAGTCCGGCTATGGCGAAGCCTACGATGCGCTCGAGCAGCTGGCCGCGGCCCGCTCGGTGTTGAAGAAGGTGTGCGAGCCCGAAGACGTCGCGGCCGCCATCGTCGGAATCATCACCGGCTCCGACCTCATCACCGGGCAGGTCATCGTGGTCGACGGCGGCATGACGATCGCGCAGATGTGA